Genomic DNA from Candidatus Bipolaricaulota bacterium:
TCTCCCGCCAGCGCTACTGGGGGGCACCGATCCCGATCATCTACTGCGAGAAGTGCGGGATCGTACCCGTGCCGGAGGAGGATCTACCCGTCCTCCTGCCCGATGTCGAGTTCATCGGGAAGAAGGGGCTCGCCGACATCCCGGGCTATGCCGAGACGAAATGCCCGATCTGTGGCGGGCCGGCGCGGCGCGACACCGACACGATGGACACGTTCGTCGACTCCTCCTGGTATTACCTGCGCTTCATCTCGCCCGACCGCGACGACGTCCCGTTCGTGAAGGAGGACGTCGACAACTGGCTCCCGGTCGACCAGTACGTCGGCGGAGTGGAACACGCCATCCTCCACCTCCTCTATTCGCGGTTCATCACCAAGGCACTCCACGACATGGGATACGTCTCGTTCGACGAGCCGTTCAAGCGCCTGTTCACCCAGGGGATGATCTGTCACACCGCTTATCGCTGTCCGGAGCACGGCTGGCTCTACCCGCATGAGGTGAAGGACGGACGCTGTCCCCATTGTGGGCGGGAGCTCGAGACCTACAACTTCTCGATGTCGAAATCGAAGAAGAACGTCGTCTCCCCGGAGGAGATCATCGAGCGCTACGGCGCGGACACCGAGCGGCTGTACACGCTGTTCATGGGACCTCCCGACCGCGACATCGAGTGGACCGAGGAAGGGGTGCGGGGGGCATTCCGGTTCATCAATCGGTTCTGGACGTTGGTCCTATCGCAGGCAGAGCGGGTGAAGGCCGCCCCGCCGCAGGTGGATCCATCCGCGCTCGACGCCGCGGGCCGAGCGCTGTGGCGGCGGTACAACCGGACGGTGAAAAAGGTGACCGAGGACATCGAGGGGAAGTTCAACTTCAACACCGCAGTCGCGGCGGTGATGGAGCTCACAAACGAGCTCTCTCACTACGTAGAAGGTGAGGGGGACGACGCGCTCGTGCGGGCGGTGATCGAAGGGCTGGTCCTGATCCTGTCGCCGTTCATCCCGTTCGTATGCGAGGAGCTGTGGCGGAGGATCGGGCACGACGACGCGATCCTCGAGCAGCCATGGCCGGAGTATGCTGCCGACGCGCTCGAGGAGGAAGTCCTCGAGATCCCGGTGCAGATAAACGGGAAGGTGCGGGCGCGGGTCCAGGTCCCGGCCGCGGTGGGGAGCGACCCCGAGGCGTTGAAACAGGCGGCGCTCGCCGATCCCGCCGTTCAGAAGCGGCTCGACGGTAAGGAGCCCGTCAAGGTGATCGCCATCCCGGGGAAGATGGTGAGCATCGTGGTCCGGTCTTGAAAACCGGCGGAAAATCGGGTAAAAACCGAATACATCGGGGCCTTAGCTCAGTTGGGAGAGCGCTTGCATGGCATGCAAGAGGTGAGGGGTTCGAATCCCCTAGGCTCCAAAGCATCGTCTCTCGAGAACGCGCGATCTGCCGATCCTCCAGAGGCCTCGGTCATCTTGCGTATAGATAGTCTTTCTGTATCCCGTTGCGGTAAGAGGAGAGCACAGCATGCGAAAAGTCGCCGTGGTGGTCCATGCTGAGGCGCGGCATCACATCGATCGGCTTGTGGGAGGCTGGTACGACTCAAGCCTCACAGAACACGGAAGGGAACAAGCACAGCAGGTCGGGCTTGCTCTGCGCCGTGTATTTCCAATGCTCCACGTGCCGATTGTGTCCTCTGATCTTAAGCGCGCTCGCCAGACCGCCGAGATCATCGGGGAAGCTCTTCAGTCTGCAGTAGTTCTGGATCCCAGATTGCGCGAACTGAGCTACGGAATCGCAGAAGGACGGCCTCAGTCATGGCTCGCTGAGCGAATTGTGCCCGTGCCGACTTGCGGTTCCCGGATTGACCATCGTGTCTGTGAAGGCGCGGAATCGCGACGGGATCTCGCCACCAGGGTGTACGCGGCACTAGATGAAGTTGTTGCCTCAGACATAAAGGACATCATCATCGTGACACACGGGTTCGCAGCGACGTTTGTGATCGCCTACTGGATCGGCCTGCCGATCGAGAAAGCCGATTACGTCAATTTCACCGTCTCCCCAGCTAGCTTGTCTCTTCTCGTTGAAGATGACGTATTCATGAACCGGAGCGTTCAATCTCTCAACGATACACGTCATCTGGTCAATACGACGTGAACAATATGGGATCGGCCCACAGCCAATACCCGTAGGGCAGCATCGTTTCATACCTCAAACCAGCGCGGTGCGAGGAGTTCGTGATCAAGCGTTCCGTCCCCAGCTCGGGCAATCACATCGTCCATTTCTCCATCGGCCTTCCAACGCGCGAGCCGATCGGTGAGGGGAGCAATCCCCATGAGCTCGGCACCGGTGATTGCCCCGGCGGAGAACGCCTGTTGGAGCTTCTCCCGGAACCGTGGTTCGCGGGTTAAGTGATGGTCGAGGATCACAAGCGATGCGTGCGCTTCCTTCACCGTGCGGGTGCAGTTGCGGATCGCCCGGGCGAGGGTCTCCTTCGATTGAAATGGGCCGAGCAGATAGGTCGCCGGACCGTCGAGGATGAGAACATCCGGCTTCTCCTCAACTATCCACGCGGCGTAGTCCTCGATGATCGGCCCCTGCAGGTCGGAGGAGTAGATGAGCTTCCGCCCGTTGTGCTCCACCACCACCCCGAGGACCCAACCCGGAGAGGCGTACTCGATCCCGTGGAACATCGGCGCAGTGAACCGGACGGTGGTATCCCCGATCGTAAACGTGCGTGCGTCGGCGAACGCAATCC
This window encodes:
- a CDS encoding MBL fold metallo-hydrolase, whose protein sequence is MELRPVWFDSLGAKSMCVLVRTPDLALLIDPGAAIMQPRYPAPDALKAYYLDLATRAIRTAAADATHIAITHYHYDHFRPDIPELFAGKTMWIKDPNRWINRSQWGRARAFLSSLVESMGGEYRERSSAMAEYPDPLDALPLAAQSDRRADLIAKWRRRFLGLTNLWREGSWVDAAGFAGRIAFADARTFTIGDTTVRFTAPMFHGIEYASPGWVLGVVVEHNGRKLIYSSDLQGPIIEDYAAWIVEEKPDVLILDGPATYLLGPFQSKETLARAIRNCTRTVKEAHASLVILDHHLTREPRFREKLQQAFSAGAITGAELMGIAPLTDRLARWKADGEMDDVIARAGDGTLDHELLAPRWFEV
- a CDS encoding histidine phosphatase family protein encodes the protein MRKVAVVVHAEARHHIDRLVGGWYDSSLTEHGREQAQQVGLALRRVFPMLHVPIVSSDLKRARQTAEIIGEALQSAVVLDPRLRELSYGIAEGRPQSWLAERIVPVPTCGSRIDHRVCEGAESRRDLATRVYAALDEVVASDIKDIIIVTHGFAATFVIAYWIGLPIEKADYVNFTVSPASLSLLVEDDVFMNRSVQSLNDTRHLVNTT